Proteins from one Xiphophorus hellerii strain 12219 chromosome 8, Xiphophorus_hellerii-4.1, whole genome shotgun sequence genomic window:
- the LOC116724975 gene encoding basal body-orientation factor 1-like: MAPSKGKKKKGGKTLKDHILIFEEEKKRMAKMYETSTKLWEMKLKRTEKDLAYHQQELYKKACETEQVKSAIFLVENCSIGVTDFWLNELKERDEKLKVMGERLKKQEEIAAQQKLELENERKRDLKRFEEEILKKKATEARVQRKITNIRKQMQVSKEEYRKSIREKEKKYSVLLKDSQEKEWNFIRKEGETNQLRAEQDKNIAELESELFSVKRERNWLIENLKSALIDLDDVNQLAESLSIDKFSLAMGKNILAIKLERSFCEMACVQKMLDEVTARAAPLEEALKKMEEEKTENEKRNQVAIQASQVELDKLQKIIAMREKEICQVKQLARTIVEKRRDMEVFFHEALDDVRQEIADERKRNAKEAYRNYYQKFRDGGEGKGKFPLIRTFDQTPNSTNSVYSDMKATGNWPHGPGKEVCMSDLTWEQKEKVLTLLFAKMNGDAERASKSSTTRLDYHFRSADWLHHHGPKEGGFVKVL, from the coding sequence ATGGCGCCCAgtaaaggaaagaagaaaaaaggtggGAAAACTCTGAAAGACCACATACTTATCTtcgaagaagaaaagaagaggatGGCCAAAATGTATGAAACCAGCACTAAACTTTGGGAGATGAAGCTGAAGAGAACTGAGAAGGATTTAGCCTACCACCAGCAGGAACTCTACAAGAAGGCCTGCGAGACTGAGCAAGTAAAAAGCGCAATATTCCTGGTGGAGAATTGCAGTATTGGCGTCACCGATTTTTGGCTCAACGAATTAAAAGAAAGAGATGAGAAGCTCAAAGTGATGGGGGAAAGGCTGAAAAAGCAAGAAGAGATTGCAGCACAACAGAAACTTGAGTTGGAAAATGAAAGGAAGCGAGATCTCAAAAGGTTTGaggaagaaattttaaagaagaaagCCACCGAGGCACGGGTACAGAGAAAAATTACTAACATTAGAAAGCAAATGCAAGTGTCTAAAGAAGAATACAGAAAAAGcataagagaaaaagaaaagaaatattcagtCTTACTGAAGGACTCACAGGAGAAAGAATGGAACTTCATACGCAAAGAAGGGGAGACGAATCAGTTGAGGGCTGAGCAGGACAAAAACATTGCCGAATTGGAAAGTGAACTTTTCAGTGTTAAAAGGGAAAGAAACTGGCTAATTGAAAACCTAAAATCTGCCTTGATTGATTTAGATGACGTGAATCAACTGGCTGAGTCACTGTCTATTGACAAATTCTCACTGGCAATGGGCAAAAACATTCTGGCAATAAAATTAGAGAGAAGCTTTTGTGAGATGGCGTGTGTACAAAAAATGCTTGATGAAGTCACGGCCAGAGCTGCTCCCCTGGAGGAGGCCCTCaagaaaatggaagaagaaaaaacagagaatgaaaaaagaaaccaaGTCGCCATCCAGGCCAGTCAGGTCGAGTTGGACAAACTACAGAAAATTATTGCCATGCGAGAGAAGGAAATCTGTCAAGTGAAGCAGCTGGCGAGGACCATTGTGGAGAAACGCAGAGACATGGAGGTGTTTTTCCACGAAGCCCTGGATGACGTCCGACAGGAGATAGCTGACGAAAGAAAGCGGAACGCAAAGGAGGCATATCGAAACTACTATCAGAAATTTAGAGACGGAGGAGAAGGAAAGGGAAAGTTCCCCCTCATCCGCACCTTCGATCAAACTCCCAACAGCACCAATTCTGTGTACTCAGACATGAAGGCAACTGGAAATTGGCCCCATGGCCCTGGCAAAGAGGTTTGCATGTCTGATCTCACTtgggagcaaaaagaaaaagtgctcACTCTTCTCTTTGCTAAAATGAACGGAGATGCAGAACGTGCATCAAAATCGAGTACGACGAGGCTTGACTATCATTTCCGAAGTGCAGACTGGCTCCACCACCATGGTCCAAAAGAAGGTGGATTTGTGAAAGTTCTGTAG
- the LOC116724974 gene encoding uncharacterized protein LOC116724974 isoform X2 — translation MDHRDPELTMKNEEEEELQSSSLATDVDQLFVVKTEDPDEWSCGLNYHSLEDDTKGELLSSPLPTDDLQVIKEEASNESDYRIKHQGPELYLKEEKEEVSASPLTADVQKVLVVKEEVPDEWSFSTTHRNPEPLNEHHP, via the exons ATGGACCATCGAGACCCAGAACTTACCATGAAGaacgaggaggaagaggaattGCAGAGCAGTTCACTCGCCACTG ATGTCGACCAGCTGTTTGTAGTTAAAACAGAAGACCCAGACGAGTGGTCCTGTGGTCTGAACTATCACAGTCTAGAGGATGACACAAAGGGGGAGCTCTTGAGCAGTCCACTGCCCACTG aTGACCTGCAAGTAATCAAAGAAGAAGCGTCTAATGAATCGGACTACAGAATAAAACATCAGGGACCAGAACTTTACctaaaggaggagaaggaggaagtttcAGCCAGTCCATTGACAGCTG ATGTCCAGAAGGTGCTAGTGGTTAAAGAAGAAGTCCCTGATGAATGGAGCTTCTCTACAACCCATAGGAACCCAGAACCTCTCAACGAGCATCACCCAT
- the LOC116724974 gene encoding zinc finger protein OZF-like isoform X1, which translates to MDHRDPELTMKNEEEEELQSSSLATDVDQLFVVKTEDPDEWSCGLNYHSLEDDTKGELLSSPLPTDDLQVIKEEASNESDYRIKHQGPELYLKEEKEEVSASPLTADVQKVLVVKEEVPDEWSFSTTHRNPEPLNEHHPCSGGSDFDASYDDWQKETVPELEENNKVEFSTPRKFFSCSICRKQFLYQESFQKHMKGHLEKSDFSFNVAEKGFIVKPNLDLETIDSEKAFGCDVCGKTFHQRSYLYRHKRTHTGEKAFSCDICGKAYIDKSTLSKHMSIHSGEKAFGCDVCGKTFIQKSNLYKHKRIHTGEKPFICDVCGKAFIYKSILNGHMLVHTREKTFSCDVCGKTFTEKSNLHKHKRIHAVEKSFNCDICGKSFISKSTLNRHVGIHAVDKPFGCLVCGKTFHQKVVLNRHMGIHTLEKSLECDVCGKMFKQKAHLATHKRIHTGEKPFICEVCGKAFNRKERLCSHNRIHTGEKPFGCDFCGTMFNDSSTLRKHMRIHTGEKPFGCDVCGKRFRFRSNVKKHMKTHTE; encoded by the exons ATGGACCATCGAGACCCAGAACTTACCATGAAGaacgaggaggaagaggaattGCAGAGCAGTTCACTCGCCACTG ATGTCGACCAGCTGTTTGTAGTTAAAACAGAAGACCCAGACGAGTGGTCCTGTGGTCTGAACTATCACAGTCTAGAGGATGACACAAAGGGGGAGCTCTTGAGCAGTCCACTGCCCACTG aTGACCTGCAAGTAATCAAAGAAGAAGCGTCTAATGAATCGGACTACAGAATAAAACATCAGGGACCAGAACTTTACctaaaggaggagaaggaggaagtttcAGCCAGTCCATTGACAGCTG ATGTCCAGAAGGTGCTAGTGGTTAAAGAAGAAGTCCCTGATGAATGGAGCTTCTCTACAACCCATAGGAACCCAGAACCTCTCAACGAGCATCACCCATGTAGCGGCGGTAGTGATTTTGATGCCAGTTACGATGACTGGCAGAAAGAAACTGTACCAGAATTGGAGGAAAATAACAAAGTAGAATTTAGCACACCCCGAAAATTTTTTAGCTGTTCTATCTGTCGTAAACAGTTCCTCTATCAGGAGTCTTTTCAGAAACACATGAAAGGCCATTTAGAAAAAAGTGATTTCAGCTTCAATGTTGCTGAGAAAGGTTTTATTGTAAAGCCAAATTTAGATTTGGAGACGATTGATTCGGAGAAAGCGTTTGGTTGCGATGTTTGTGGCAAAACGTTCCACCAAAGGTCATATCTCTATAGACACAAGCGAACCCACACAGGAGAGAAAGCTTTTAGCTGCGATATCTGCGGTAAAGCATACATTGATAAGTCAACCCTTAGCAAACATATGAGCATCCATAGTGGAGAGAAAGCGTTTGGTTGTGATGTTTGTGGTAAAACATTCATCCAAAAGTCCAATCTTTATAAACACAAGAGAATTCATACAGGAGAGAAACCATTCATCTGTGATGTTTGTGGTAAAGCATTTATATATAAGTCTATCCTCAATGGCCATATGTTGGTCCACACAAGAGAGAAAACATTCAGCTGTGATGTGTGTGGTAAAACATTCACGGAAAAGTCCAATCTCCATAAACACAAGAGAATCCACGCTGTAGAGAAGTCATTCAACTGTGATATTTGTGGGAAATCGTTCATCAGCAAGTCGACCTTGAACAGACACGTGGGGATTCACGCTGTGGACAAACCATTCGGCTGTTTGGTCTGTGGTAAAACATTCCACCAAAAGGTAGTTCTCAATAGGCACATGGGAATCCACACGCTGGAAAAATCCCTCGAGTGTGACGTCTGTggtaaaatgttcaaacaaaagGCGCACCTTGCTACACACAAACGAATCCACACGGGGGAGAAACCATTTATCTGCGAAGTGTGCGGGAAAGCATTCAACCGAAAGGAGAGGCTTTGCTCGCACAACAGAATCCACACGGGAGAAAAACCATTTGGTTGTGATTTTTGCGGTACCATGTTCAATGACAGCTCAACCCTTCGGAaacacatgaggattcacactggagAGAAGCCCTTTGGCTGTGATGTTTGTGGTAAAAGGTTTCGATTTAGATCTAATGTCAAAAAGCACATGAAGACCCACACGGAATAG